The Ovis canadensis isolate MfBH-ARS-UI-01 breed Bighorn chromosome 24, ARS-UI_OviCan_v2, whole genome shotgun sequence DNA window CATTCTCATTGACTTGAATTACATCACAGCCTCTTTCATAAACCACTCCCCTGTAAGGAGTGGGAATACTCCTTACCGACGGACCATCCAGATGGACACTCCTGAGCTAGGAGTGCGGCCAGCTTCCCCAGTGCGGTGGCCGCATGGAATTTGCCTGAGCACCAGCAGGGTTCTCTAGGAAGGGCCGCAGGGACGGGCACAAGTCCTGTCTAGAACGGAAAGTCTGTGAGTCTTCAGTTCTCCAGGGACCCTGAGGCAGGCTCTGGAGTCCAGCGGGGCTGGCTTTGAACTCTCACTGTCGCTATCTGCAGGGTAGACTTAACAAGCTGctcaacttctctgagcctcagttccttcatGTGGGTTCTAGTAGTGGCTATAACAGGGCTGATGTTGGAATTCACTGAGACAGTTCACAGGAAGTGAATATTACAGCACATAGTGTCATTTCCGTATCAGTTAGCTCTTGCTGTATAACAAATCATCCCCAAATTTAGAAATTTTGATGATGCCAAGTCTCCACAAGGCAAACAGGCTCTGAGCATCGCTGGGTGCCAGGCTGGGTGGGAAGGCCTCTCTGCTCTGTGTCATTGGCTATCTCCGTGTTTTAGGTGTCACTGTGGGGGAAGCGGTCTCGAGGCCAGGAACCAGCCAAGTGCCCGTATGTATATGAACTTAGATTATAGCCTATGTAGGATTTGGAAGGGGCTGGAATTAGGGTGGGGGGCCCCATCTTGAAACTGGAGTCACACCCCCCTTGATGTCTGCCTTTCCTTCCTGGGTGTTCAGCACTTGTCCTGTGACACTGGGTTTTGAggggtggcagggggaggggtggtCTGAGTAGGTCAACTGCCAACTGAGCCCCCTGAGTTTCATTGGTTGGGGGTTGGTCAGTGAACCCCTTTGGGATGCCCAGTCTGTCCTGAGCAAGGCTGATGGTGGTAACAAGCAAGGCAGCTGTgcgtgcatgcttgctaagttgcttcagttgtgtccgactctttgcgaccctgtggactaaactgtagcccaccaggctcctctgtccaagggactctccaagcaagagtactggagtgggttgccttgccctcctccagggggtcttcctgacacagggatcgaacccacatctctgatgtctcctgcactggcaggcgggttctttaccactgtcgcCACCTGGGGAGTTGATTAGAGGTCAGACAAGAAATCCTGGCAAGGCTTTATTAGAGCCCCTGCTGCAGTGGGGAGCAGGGGTGGAGAACAAGCAACAGGTTCCCTTGCTCACTAGCCAGGGAGGGGCGAATTGGTTCATTAtacagggtgagggtgggggtgtgtCCAGGCCTTGGGCTGGAGAGGTGGCATAGGTGTTTTGCCTGATTCTCTGGTGGTGTGGTGTGCAGGGGGCATGCAGAGAACCCTGCCTTTGTTCCTGACACCGTTTTTGCTCCCaactcttcagaagtggcagttgagGTTTggggtctttttgtatcttttgtccatCACTTGCCCCAGCTGCAGCACGCACACAATTATTTTTACTTCCATTTAGTTTCTTAACATTTTGCTGCTCAAGGAGAGGTTTGTTCCAGTGCAGCAGTGCAGCAAAGTGTCCCAGGTCCCAGACTGTCTCAGCATCAGTTCAGGGTGATTTTGAGCTGGGCTTTGAAGGGTGAATAGGAGTTTTTCAAGAGGAGAAAGTGAACTCTGATTAAACTTTGTTTTTGTAGACACTGGAAGACTTGTCTTGCCAAGCTCCTGCCCTGTTTACTGGAGCATGGCATGGAAAGGGATGAAGACTTCTCTAAGGCTGCTAGAAATGGGCCTTCCCAGGGTCCTGGGAAAGTAGCATGGTGCCCCGTGGAGGTCAGCAAGACGATCCTCCGGCCAGAGAGCATCAGCGTGGTGCGGTGCGTGGAGCTGTTTGAGGCCCaggtggagaaggaagaagaggaagtggAGGAAGATAAAGGGAGCTTCTGCCCATCACCTGAGAATAGCGGGGGCCTCttccaggagggcagagaggacaTCGCGGCCCGGCTGACAGAGAGCCTGTTCCTGCACCTTCTCAGAGATGAGACTGGGGGCTTTAGTCCACAAGGTGTGGAGTCCTGCCTTCATCGCCCTTTAGAAAATGCGAATACTCAGAGGCCCTGGGCCGAGTTCCCAAGGGTGGGGGCCCAGGAGGCATCGTCTGAGGACAAGGAACAGCCTCTGAGCCCAGAGTCAAGTCCTCCAGCCACTGCAACCCAGAACCCAGCCAGCCTGCCTCTCCCAGAGACGCCCGCCGTCATCTCAGACAACCCCGCTTACCGCAGCTTCAGCACCTTCCTGAGCCAGTCCTCGGGCCCTGGAGAGCTTGACTCGGACCCACAGCTGGCCGAATGCCTGGGGGAGGTGGACCCCGACATCCCCGCCACCCCCCAGCCAGAACCGGAAACCTGGGAGCAGATCCTGCGTCAGAGGGTCCTCCAGCACAGGGCGGCCCCCGGCCCCACCTCGGCCCCTAGCAGCGGCTACCGGGAATTTGTGCAGGCGGTGAAGGAGGGCGGCGCCCAGGACAGTGGGCTGGCTGGCTTCGGGCCCTCCGAAGAGGCCGGCTACAAGGCCTTCTCCAGCTTGCTTGCCAGCAGTGACAGCTGCCCTGCAACTTCTGGGGTTGAGCCCAGCAGCGGGGAAGGGGGCTACAAACCCTTCCAGAGCCTCACTTCTGCCTGCCCCGGGACCCCTTCCCCCATTCCCATCCCCCTGTTCACTTTTGGCCTGGACCTGGAACCCCCTCACAGTCCTCAGGACTCAGAGTGGCCTGAGTTGGAGCCAGCAGTCAAGGGAGACGATGGACAGAAACCCTTCTTCGCCCCGGTGCCGGCCACAGACCCTCTCAGGGATGACCTGGGCAACGGCATCGTCTACTCAGCCCTCACCTGCCACCTGTGTGGCCATCTGAAGCAGTGCCACAGCCAGGAGGAAGCTGGCAAGGCTCAAATTGTGGCCAGcccctgctgcggctgctgctgtgGGGACAGGTCCTCACCTCT harbors:
- the IL4R gene encoding interleukin-4 receptor subunit alpha isoform X4, whose product is MGRLLSVRMFPVSCLILLWVASSGSMRVLQDPTCFSDYISISTCEWAMAGPTNCRAELRLSYQLNFYYSEKNTCVPKNRGGVGGAVCACHMQIDNPVREDIYQLDLWAGGQLLWNSSFKPSDHVKPLAPRNLTVHADISHTWLLTWNNPYPSDNLLCSELTYLVNVSNENDPTDVRIYNVTYVGPTLRVAASTLKSGASYSARVKAWAQSYNSTWSEWSPSIKWLNYYGETWEQHLQLGVGISCVIVLAVCVSCYISIIKIKKEWWDQIPNPAHSPLVAVVIQDSQVSLWGKRSRGQEPAKCPHWKTCLAKLLPCLLEHGMERDEDFSKAARNGPSQGPGKVAWCPVEVSKTILRPESISVVRCVELFEAQVEKEEEEVEEDKGSFCPSPENSGGLFQEGREDIAARLTESLFLHLLRDETGGFSPQGVESCLHRPLENANTQRPWAEFPRVGAQEASSEDKEQPLSPESSPPATATQNPASLPLPETPAVISDNPAYRSFSTFLSQSSGPGELDSDPQLAECLGEVDPDIPATPQPEPETWEQILRQRVLQHRAAPGPTSAPSSGYREFVQAVKEGGAQDSGLAGFGPSEEAGYKAFSSLLASSDSCPATSGVEPSSGEGGYKPFQSLTSACPGTPSPIPIPLFTFGLDLEPPHSPQDSEWPELEPAVKGDDGQKPFFAPVPATDPLRDDLGNGIVYSALTCHLCGHLKQCHSQEEAGKAQIVASPCCGCCCGDRSSPLLSPLKAPDSPPQGAPLEASLFAASLAPLGVSEEGKCPLFNAPSHAQSSGPALAVLSPGPTCMDAS
- the IL4R gene encoding interleukin-4 receptor subunit alpha isoform X6, yielding MDLEGAAGTVGSPDGAASLCTHVPSELPDPVVGGQLCCSQVSCVSPGSMRVLQDPTCFSDYISISTCEWAMAGPTNCRAELRLSYQLNFYYSEKNTCVPKNRGGVGGAVCACHMQIDNPVREDIYQLDLWAGGQLLWNSSFKPSDHVKPLAPRNLTVHADISHTWLLTWNNPYPSDNLLCSELTYLVNVSNENDPTDVRIYNVTYVGPTLRVAASTLKSGASYSARVKAWAQSYNSTWSEWSPSIKWLNYYGETWEQHLQLGVGISCVIVLAVCVSCYISIIKIKKEWWDQIPNPAHSPLVAVVIQDSQVSLWGKRSRGQEPAKCPHWKTCLAKLLPCLLEHGMERDEDFSKAARNGPSQGPGKVAWCPVEVSKTILRPESISVVRCVELFEAQVEKEEEEVEEDKGSFCPSPENSGGLFQEGREDIAARLTESLFLHLLRDETGGFSPQGVESCLHRPLENANTQRPWAEFPRVGAQEASSEDKEQPLSPESSPPATATQNPASLPLPETPAVISDNPAYRSFSTFLSQSSGPGELDSDPQLAECLGEVDPDIPATPQPEPETWEQILRQRVLQHRAAPGPTSAPSSGYREFVQAVKEGGAQDSGLAGFGPSEEAGYKAFSSLLASSDSCPATSGVEPSSGEGGYKPFQSLTSACPGTPSPIPIPLFTFGLDLEPPHSPQDSEWPELEPAVKGDDGQKPFFAPVPATDPLRDDLGNGIVYSALTCHLCGHLKQCHSQEEAGKAQIVASPCCGCCCGDRSSPLLSPLKAPDSPPQGAPLEASLFAASLAPLGVSEEGKCPLFNAPSHAQSSGPALAVLSPGPTCMDAS
- the IL4R gene encoding interleukin-4 receptor subunit alpha isoform X2, whose protein sequence is MCPPKEIKGTVGSPDGAASLCTHVPSELPDPVVGGQLCCSQVSCVSPGSMRVLQDPTCFSDYISISTCEWAMAGPTNCRAELRLSYQLNFYYSEKNTCVPKNRGGVGGAVCACHMQIDNPVREDIYQLDLWAGGQLLWNSSFKPSDHVKPLAPRNLTVHADISHTWLLTWNNPYPSDNLLCSELTYLVNVSNENDPTDVRIYNVTYVGPTLRVAASTLKSGASYSARVKAWAQSYNSTWSEWSPSIKWLNYYGETWEQHLQLGVGISCVIVLAVCVSCYISIIKIKKEWWDQIPNPAHSPLVAVVIQDSQVSLWGKRSRGQEPAKCPHWKTCLAKLLPCLLEHGMERDEDFSKAARNGPSQGPGKVAWCPVEVSKTILRPESISVVRCVELFEAQVEKEEEEVEEDKGSFCPSPENSGGLFQEGREDIAARLTESLFLHLLRDETGGFSPQGVESCLHRPLENANTQRPWAEFPRVGAQEASSEDKEQPLSPESSPPATATQNPASLPLPETPAVISDNPAYRSFSTFLSQSSGPGELDSDPQLAECLGEVDPDIPATPQPEPETWEQILRQRVLQHRAAPGPTSAPSSGYREFVQAVKEGGAQDSGLAGFGPSEEAGYKAFSSLLASSDSCPATSGVEPSSGEGGYKPFQSLTSACPGTPSPIPIPLFTFGLDLEPPHSPQDSEWPELEPAVKGDDGQKPFFAPVPATDPLRDDLGNGIVYSALTCHLCGHLKQCHSQEEAGKAQIVASPCCGCCCGDRSSPLLSPLKAPDSPPQGAPLEASLFAASLAPLGVSEEGKCPLFNAPSHAQSSGPALAVLSPGPTCMDAS
- the IL4R gene encoding interleukin-4 receptor subunit alpha isoform X1; the protein is MCPPKEIKAGTVGSPDGAASLCTHVPSELPDPVVGGQLCCSQVSCVSPGSMRVLQDPTCFSDYISISTCEWAMAGPTNCRAELRLSYQLNFYYSEKNTCVPKNRGGVGGAVCACHMQIDNPVREDIYQLDLWAGGQLLWNSSFKPSDHVKPLAPRNLTVHADISHTWLLTWNNPYPSDNLLCSELTYLVNVSNENDPTDVRIYNVTYVGPTLRVAASTLKSGASYSARVKAWAQSYNSTWSEWSPSIKWLNYYGETWEQHLQLGVGISCVIVLAVCVSCYISIIKIKKEWWDQIPNPAHSPLVAVVIQDSQVSLWGKRSRGQEPAKCPHWKTCLAKLLPCLLEHGMERDEDFSKAARNGPSQGPGKVAWCPVEVSKTILRPESISVVRCVELFEAQVEKEEEEVEEDKGSFCPSPENSGGLFQEGREDIAARLTESLFLHLLRDETGGFSPQGVESCLHRPLENANTQRPWAEFPRVGAQEASSEDKEQPLSPESSPPATATQNPASLPLPETPAVISDNPAYRSFSTFLSQSSGPGELDSDPQLAECLGEVDPDIPATPQPEPETWEQILRQRVLQHRAAPGPTSAPSSGYREFVQAVKEGGAQDSGLAGFGPSEEAGYKAFSSLLASSDSCPATSGVEPSSGEGGYKPFQSLTSACPGTPSPIPIPLFTFGLDLEPPHSPQDSEWPELEPAVKGDDGQKPFFAPVPATDPLRDDLGNGIVYSALTCHLCGHLKQCHSQEEAGKAQIVASPCCGCCCGDRSSPLLSPLKAPDSPPQGAPLEASLFAASLAPLGVSEEGKCPLFNAPSHAQSSGPALAVLSPGPTCMDAS
- the IL4R gene encoding interleukin-4 receptor subunit alpha isoform X5, coding for MRVLQDPTCFSDYISISTCEWAMAGPTNCRAELRLSYQLNFYYSEKNTCVPKNRGGVGGAVCACHMQIDNPVREDIYQLDLWAGGQLLWNSSFKPSDHVKPLAPRNLTVHADISHTWLLTWNNPYPSDNLLCSELTYLVNVSNENDPTDVRIYNVTYVGPTLRVAASTLKSGASYSARVKAWAQSYNSTWSEWSPSIKWLNYYGETWEQHLQLGVGISCVIVLAVCVSCYISIIKIKKEWWDQIPNPAHSPLVAVVIQDSQVSLWGKRSRGQEPAKCPHWKTCLAKLLPCLLEHGMERDEDFSKAARNGPSQGPGKVAWCPVEVSKTILRPESISVVRCVELFEAQVEKEEEEVEEDKGSFCPSPENSGGLFQEGREDIAARLTESLFLHLLRDETGGFSPQGVESCLHRPLENANTQRPWAEFPRVGAQEASSEDKEQPLSPESSPPATATQNPASLPLPETPAVISDNPAYRSFSTFLSQSSGPGELDSDPQLAECLGEVDPDIPATPQPEPETWEQILRQRVLQHRAAPGPTSAPSSGYREFVQAVKEGGAQDSGLAGFGPSEEAGYKAFSSLLASSDSCPATSGVEPSSGEGGYKPFQSLTSACPGTPSPIPIPLFTFGLDLEPPHSPQDSEWPELEPAVKGDDGQKPFFAPVPATDPLRDDLGNGIVYSALTCHLCGHLKQCHSQEEAGKAQIVASPCCGCCCGDRSSPLLSPLKAPDSPPQGAPLEASLFAASLAPLGVSEEGKCPLFNAPSHAQSSGPALAVLSPGPTCMDAS
- the IL4R gene encoding interleukin-4 receptor subunit alpha isoform X3 yields the protein MDLEGAGTVGSPDGAASLCTHVPSELPDPVVGGQLCCSQVSCVSPGSMRVLQDPTCFSDYISISTCEWAMAGPTNCRAELRLSYQLNFYYSEKNTCVPKNRGGVGGAVCACHMQIDNPVREDIYQLDLWAGGQLLWNSSFKPSDHVKPLAPRNLTVHADISHTWLLTWNNPYPSDNLLCSELTYLVNVSNENDPTDVRIYNVTYVGPTLRVAASTLKSGASYSARVKAWAQSYNSTWSEWSPSIKWLNYYGETWEQHLQLGVGISCVIVLAVCVSCYISIIKIKKEWWDQIPNPAHSPLVAVVIQDSQVSLWGKRSRGQEPAKCPHWKTCLAKLLPCLLEHGMERDEDFSKAARNGPSQGPGKVAWCPVEVSKTILRPESISVVRCVELFEAQVEKEEEEVEEDKGSFCPSPENSGGLFQEGREDIAARLTESLFLHLLRDETGGFSPQGVESCLHRPLENANTQRPWAEFPRVGAQEASSEDKEQPLSPESSPPATATQNPASLPLPETPAVISDNPAYRSFSTFLSQSSGPGELDSDPQLAECLGEVDPDIPATPQPEPETWEQILRQRVLQHRAAPGPTSAPSSGYREFVQAVKEGGAQDSGLAGFGPSEEAGYKAFSSLLASSDSCPATSGVEPSSGEGGYKPFQSLTSACPGTPSPIPIPLFTFGLDLEPPHSPQDSEWPELEPAVKGDDGQKPFFAPVPATDPLRDDLGNGIVYSALTCHLCGHLKQCHSQEEAGKAQIVASPCCGCCCGDRSSPLLSPLKAPDSPPQGAPLEASLFAASLAPLGVSEEGKCPLFNAPSHAQSSGPALAVLSPGPTCMDAS